From Denitrovibrio acetiphilus DSM 12809, the proteins below share one genomic window:
- a CDS encoding methyl-accepting chemotaxis protein — protein sequence MKFRNLSIQFKSIILIAACIVLYISLIVYMEARRSHMLDDVISVNVKNLNSVVYNLVTDSLSEGGLDYVKEMIAKVKAMPGFIALSVYRTDGSVVYNSNNDDSHLVIETHKEPFKEVKTKSVVYHTPIINDASCIDCHEDWKVGDVSGYTSVELDTSQINTITRIKNYMITANILIGFIIICLVYLVIKFVVVKKVKKLGSIIDSAQANLDLTARSHNDIADEIGSISDGYNGLMAVIEKDIIKTFSSIANVYEQIMPITINNNYTKDISEENLKIAGELENSGEQFSISIQDTQGNVEELYSMSDILCSTANEGEILIKDSVEQSKNVSTLAESMNEQMLELLNASKDVTSMMSIIEDITEQTNLLALNAAIEAARAGDAGRGFAVVAGEVRSLAEKTKVSAENINKVVKIMQTKVDKAEENSMEVISLVANQMEGISNTHRKFESINSTLRDLNDTTAKVAKSIEIQSASTSQVVSAAKMSAERAEAMSDVTEQMKVFAAHIFDYLKQTESELNKFSLDKNKMAFINFKIELTNTIANRLIRNDVKQNIPLGSMAENSHYKDMKAKLDQRELNELESRYRAFNSSLSNYKGWDDIMASVTSLFECINNIIERVMRAS from the coding sequence ATGAAATTCAGAAATCTTTCCATCCAATTTAAATCTATCATTCTGATAGCAGCCTGCATTGTTCTATACATCTCATTAATAGTTTATATGGAAGCCAGAAGAAGCCACATGCTTGACGATGTCATCTCTGTCAATGTCAAGAACCTTAACTCCGTTGTGTACAATCTTGTTACAGATTCTCTTTCAGAAGGAGGATTGGACTATGTAAAAGAGATGATAGCTAAAGTCAAGGCGATGCCCGGTTTTATAGCTCTTTCTGTTTACCGCACTGACGGCAGTGTTGTCTATAACTCCAACAATGACGACTCACATCTTGTAATCGAGACACACAAGGAACCATTCAAAGAAGTGAAAACTAAGAGTGTTGTCTATCACACACCCATAATAAACGATGCAAGCTGTATCGACTGTCACGAAGACTGGAAAGTGGGAGATGTTTCCGGCTATACTAGTGTAGAGCTTGATACTAGTCAGATCAACACTATTACACGCATCAAAAACTATATGATAACCGCAAACATCCTTATAGGTTTCATAATAATCTGTCTTGTTTATCTGGTTATAAAATTTGTTGTCGTAAAAAAGGTCAAAAAGCTCGGCTCCATCATAGATTCAGCACAGGCAAATCTTGACCTTACAGCAAGGTCACATAATGATATAGCGGATGAAATAGGCAGTATCTCAGATGGATATAACGGACTGATGGCTGTGATCGAAAAAGATATAATCAAAACATTTTCTTCCATAGCAAATGTTTACGAACAAATCATGCCTATTACAATTAATAACAATTACACAAAAGATATATCAGAAGAAAATCTTAAAATTGCCGGTGAACTTGAAAACTCCGGAGAGCAATTCAGTATTTCAATTCAGGATACTCAAGGCAATGTGGAAGAGCTTTACAGCATGTCAGACATACTTTGCTCCACTGCGAACGAAGGGGAAATACTTATTAAAGACTCTGTTGAACAGTCAAAAAACGTAAGTACACTTGCAGAGAGCATGAACGAACAAATGCTTGAGCTTTTAAACGCTTCAAAAGATGTCACATCTATGATGAGTATTATTGAAGACATCACTGAACAGACAAACCTGCTTGCGCTCAACGCAGCAATCGAAGCTGCCCGTGCCGGAGATGCAGGGCGTGGTTTTGCTGTGGTTGCCGGAGAAGTCAGATCCCTTGCAGAGAAAACTAAAGTTTCCGCTGAAAACATTAATAAAGTTGTCAAAATCATGCAGACAAAAGTTGATAAAGCAGAAGAAAACAGCATGGAAGTCATATCACTTGTAGCAAACCAGATGGAGGGCATAAGTAATACCCACAGAAAATTTGAAAGCATCAACAGTACCCTGCGCGACCTTAACGATACGACTGCTAAAGTTGCAAAGTCTATTGAAATCCAGTCTGCTTCCACATCCCAGGTTGTTTCTGCTGCGAAAATGTCTGCTGAAAGAGCTGAAGCCATGTCAGACGTTACAGAACAAATGAAGGTCTTTGCTGCCCATATCTTTGATTATCTGAAACAAACTGAATCTGAACTTAATAAATTCAGTCTGGATAAAAATAAAATGGCTTTCATCAATTTTAAAATCGAACTCACAAACACCATTGCCAACAGATTAATCAGAAACGATGTGAAACAAAATATCCCACTTGGATCAATGGCTGAAAACTCACATTACAAAGATATGAAAGCAAAACTTGACCAGAGGGAGCTCAACGAACTTGAGTCAAGATATAGGGCTTTTAACAGTTCGCTCAGTAACTATAAAGGATGGGACGACATCATGGCTAGTGTCACTTCTCTTTTTGAATGCATCAATAATATAATTGAAAGAGTTATGAGAGCCAGTTAA
- a CDS encoding PAS domain-containing sensor histidine kinase has translation MPAKYPKTLKECYAVIDSLKQEITMVKGAYNEIMNSDIVKRRMMDDAHLGEIELDTKSNIVGINRGFETLLGYEEGELLQLTFYDLLSEGHETHDYVFPIFKRTGVVRNLTWKMKTKQGQPLTVVLCGRAVYDEAGQFKKAVGIILDITEQVNIFETLQEVEREKALIMDVMTDCIIYYDTDLRVIWANKMVSKISGIPPEELAGKRCFEICHKAQGFCKGCPLGDPLHTTHPKAGEIRANDLIFYIMTYPVKNSSGKTIGIVQIIRNTTEQKMLEREVLEISTKERKKIGNDLHDGLGQMLTGISYMSNALQRNLSGNENTLPIAENIEAYSKRALQMMRDILNGLCPVAEDPDGLMTALETLCSNVSSIYNVKCYYDCCKDIQVPDYEVSNNLYFIAQEAVSNAIKHSKCTRVTIRLKIINDNLLLTIEDDGIGFIEEAGAQTGLGMRSMRYRASIICGTIDISSTQGKGTTIKVFTQVD, from the coding sequence ATGCCTGCAAAATACCCGAAAACCCTTAAAGAATGTTACGCCGTAATTGATTCTCTCAAGCAGGAAATCACAATGGTAAAGGGAGCATATAACGAGATAATGAACTCCGACATTGTTAAAAGACGTATGATGGATGATGCTCATCTGGGTGAAATCGAACTCGACACAAAAAGCAATATTGTAGGCATCAACAGAGGGTTTGAAACCCTTCTGGGTTATGAAGAAGGAGAACTTTTACAACTAACTTTTTATGACCTGCTCAGCGAAGGACACGAGACACACGATTATGTTTTTCCCATATTTAAAAGAACAGGCGTGGTCAGGAACCTTACGTGGAAGATGAAAACAAAACAGGGACAGCCACTAACGGTAGTTCTCTGCGGCAGGGCAGTATATGACGAAGCCGGACAGTTTAAAAAGGCTGTAGGTATAATTCTTGACATTACAGAACAAGTAAACATTTTCGAAACACTTCAGGAAGTGGAAAGAGAAAAAGCTCTCATTATGGATGTCATGACCGACTGCATCATTTACTACGACACCGACCTGCGTGTTATCTGGGCAAATAAAATGGTTTCAAAAATATCAGGAATACCTCCGGAAGAACTGGCAGGGAAAAGATGTTTTGAAATATGCCATAAAGCTCAGGGGTTCTGCAAAGGCTGCCCTCTGGGTGATCCTCTTCACACAACACATCCAAAAGCAGGAGAAATACGAGCAAATGACCTGATATTCTACATTATGACCTACCCTGTCAAGAACAGTAGCGGAAAAACTATAGGGATTGTACAGATAATAAGAAATACCACCGAGCAAAAGATGCTGGAACGGGAAGTGCTTGAAATTTCCACAAAGGAACGCAAAAAAATTGGGAATGACCTACACGACGGTCTAGGACAGATGCTGACAGGAATTTCATACATGTCTAATGCTCTCCAGCGAAATCTTTCAGGAAACGAAAACACACTTCCTATAGCAGAGAACATTGAAGCTTATTCTAAAAGAGCCTTACAGATGATGCGTGACATACTGAACGGACTCTGCCCTGTTGCAGAAGACCCTGACGGGCTAATGACAGCATTGGAAACTCTATGCTCAAACGTATCTTCAATTTATAATGTTAAATGCTATTATGACTGCTGTAAGGACATTCAGGTTCCTGACTATGAGGTATCAAATAATCTTTACTTTATCGCTCAGGAGGCTGTCTCGAACGCTATCAAACACAGCAAATGCACCCGGGTCACCATAAGGCTCAAAATTATAAATGATAATCTCCTGCTCACTATAGAAGACGATGGAATTGGATTTATAGAAGAGGCGGGAGCTCAGACAGGACTCGGTATGCGCAGCATGAGATACAGGGCATCAATTATTTGCGGGACAATTGACATCAGCTCAACTCAAGGTAAAGGAACCACTATTAAAGTATTTACCCAAGTAGACTAG